The Belonocnema kinseyi isolate 2016_QV_RU_SX_M_011 chromosome 2, B_treatae_v1, whole genome shotgun sequence nucleotide sequence ACTGGCTGTGCTGGTAGTGAATTCAATGCAGAGAAAATTTCCCAAAGACCACGAGGACCAACTATACGTGACCAGTTGTCGAGATTCcgtataaaaaagttttacggGCACGTAGGCCCCCCTCCCTCTTAAAAATAGATGGACAGACAAGGATGCTTTCGGGGTGTTCATTAGGGAGAGTAGAAAATCGAGGAGTTATGGTACAGTTGGAAAATATAAGGGAGGaactgagggtaagagatgagatcTCGCAAAAGGAGGTAAAAAAGTTGAGGGAGACAGTAGAAGGATTAGAGGGGCAGGTGGTGTcgataaggaaggaaaaagaagattaaatgaAGCAGATGGAAGAAAAAattagggtgtggaaggaaagggcagAAAAAGGCCTGAGAAGATAGAGGCCAGGTCGGAAATAGATGTAGGTTACAGGAGGCAGGACGAGGAAAAAGGTATTTGGGAGAATGTAGATAATATGATAAAAGAGAAAGTGAGGTAGCGTAGGAATGAacaggaggagagagcggatagggaaaggatatgGGTAATAGAGTTAAGAATGGAGAGAAAAAGAAGGCAGATCGAAGAAATAATATTGTGATGaaaggattgaagctaaagagcagGGAAAAAAGGGAGGGAgtggcaaggtagggaaagttatgGGGAGAGCGTGCAAATCAGGGCGGTAGCGATAGGATGGGTTACgtgtaagtttgtgactgtgtacagtAAGAATAAGATGggaaggattaaagaaagggaaaCACAtgtatgtgagtaagatgggtGTATCgttgatagactatgtgatcataAATATGCAATGGTGGGAGGAGACTAAGAAATTCGAAGTGGAAGGGAGGATTAAATCAGACCATTGACCATTTAGTTTGTGGATAAAAGGGAAAGTTGGGGGTAGGCATGCTGGGGAAGAAGGGCCGTTAGTGGAAAGGGTAACATAGACGAGGGAGGCGAtggagaagtatcaggagcagttgggaaaGGTAAGTTTTGAGGAGGAGTTGATGgaagagatatgggaggatctgaaagagaaagtTAAAGGGTGTGTGTAAAAGCAGGCGCTGAGtaagaagaagaaagaaatggtGAATCCGTAGTGGAATAAGGaatgtaaaaagtagaaaaaaaggtggaaagaAATTACAGGATGTGGAAAGAGGAactgcgaaaagggaggagtacgtagaaataaggaaggagtttaggttgatgtgtaagaagaaagatcAGGAAGAGAAGTCGaaaattgttaatacaaaaaGGTACGTGTGCAACATAATAAATAGGTTTAGGAACGTTAGGATGGGGATAAGTGAAAAGATAGGAAGTGAGGAATGGAGGGAATTTTTCAAAGGTTTATTTTATCGATCGGATACACGGAAGAGTGATGAGTGGATTAGAAAAACGAAGGAGGTAGATGGAAAGGAGCTAAATGACGAGGAGTTAGGGAATTAGATAATTAAGTTGAAAAagtctaaggcagcagggcttgacggggtagagaacgaagcgtggctgtttggcacacaagaggtaagggtGAGGCTGAAGGGGTAGAGAAAAGAGTATGGAGGGGGAAGGGATTTCCAAGAGGTAGAAAGAAGGGAGGGGGTTAGTTGTACCACTGTAAGAAGAGGAGATAGGGAGAGTCACGAAAATTATAGAGGGATTGCGCTAATAAATACGGTTTACAAAGTATATGCGATTGACTTGTCGGATCGGCTGTGGATAGATGATGAGGGGGAAGGAAAGGGAAAGAATTTGTATTTAGGGAGGAAAGAAGTACTATCGGCAAGGAGGAAGagcaatgcgaggcaaagcgagaagGTAGTCAcgtgcgtgcgaggcgaggcttGGCGAAGCGAGGATAGCTAGGCTATGAGAGCGAGCGGTCGAATATATACGGTGTAGATAGATGTTAGTActtaagaggtagttgtaagaaCATTCtgtaagaaaatgtaaattttagtaagtcaattttttaagaccaggagaccgaaaaataaacgtttatccatctaaaattattttcttggccGACTTTAACAGATTCGAAAATTCTCTCTGAAACTGAGATTGACGGCTCACTTCTTGCTGCAgtgattataaattattcaaaattagctTGTTCTAAGccaaatttgactaaaaattataatcaggaaaatgtacaaaaacattCGTGAATAGAACCTAActactttttcattgaaatccaTATCCTgccattttcaactaatataattaatgaaatttgactaaaaattatttaattaataattaattggatGCGCGATAGACTTTccgctttttaattaattattattaactataaTTCATCTTTAGAGAGTGCATTTTGAcagtaaattgaaataattaaatttttttagttgtaatctttttaatgaatgtgcctttttaatcaaaaaattaaaacaatgaaaatcgGCTGTGTTTCTGTTGATATAATTGATTtgagttttatcttttttgtagatttatggttctttttattttctgaatttattgaaaataaatatacagtcaaacctggatttaatgtcaattttgggtcTGAGCGTGACACTAAATCAGgaggctttgaaatattttgtttccttcctggtttttctttcttgtttttctCTTTGTTTTGTGAATCTTTAGTGAGCACCGCATATCCTCCCGCAGCTGAACTCACCCATCCCCTCTGCGCGGCGTCAAAtctcagaaaaattaaatataggaTCACTAAATCCTGGTTCGACTGTATTATATTGTTATACATATGGAATTCTCTTCTTTCATTGTACATattttgattgcaatttttaaatgcatttttaaggaaaatcgtaatttttctaaattgttcaacattattctaaaataatttatttttttattgtgctcGTGGCATTTTTTAATGAACGCACTATATGTCGAATTCTcatagaaaaatgttaagaaaatatgacaaaattattatttctcttaaaaatgtGTTTGAAGATTTTCATTGAATAATGATGAATCTTGATGGTAaggtaaaagaaataattctatacgtataaaaattttaatgaattagagGAACTCTGAATCATAACCAAAATATTGTGTATGAATGAATAATCTCTAAAGAAATTGATTAACTTGATTTACAGAAAATTGCTTCAAATCGAATATGTATGATATCACCTTCAGAGGGcctaagaaagaatttttttcatgtgcatacaACATACATGTCACTCCCTTCTTGAAGAAAAGACATGGCCTCAAAAATGGTAAATATATAAGATGTATATGAGTGAGCTTATGCTTACTTGAttctctattattatttttttttctttttgcaggtGAGTGCGttcatgtaataaaaaataaaaaaacaggaaaaatccACTTCGACTGCTACCGCAATATGAATCtgtattaatgaaaaaaagttatttgattgGAAGTTATTTTTTAGGTTAGTTGATCAAGAATTGACCTTTTGAGAATGGGAAAAGAGTCGAGCGCCAGAGCAAGACACCaagaaaaaactctttttatgcaattatatttgaaaaactgaTTTGCTTaggtatttgttttttaaaccgCTTTTTAAGCAACAgaattctttttaagccttcttgTTCAATTGTGTTGCACAGATTGTGTTTTAAGGTTTATGTTAGTCAAGAAAATGTcctttcaagtaatttttatttctaaagtcaaatatatcaaattactcaaaacataaataaaaaatatacctactttaaaaactttcaacttttaaagttcgtttattaaCTTCGCATATCCTTAATTCGATTAGGCCTTAAAAATCTTCCTAATTGTATCACAAGCTGtgaaataaactataaatttcaACCTCTGTCAAACTGTGAAATTATTCCCAAATTTCGAACCTCTAACAAACTATAGAAATTCAaactataactttaaaaatattaaattagaaaatctgAAATTTGAATCATTGCAGATTGAAGAAATtctaatttaatgcttttttacaTCCGTAACAtgatatcttttcaaaataaaacgttcgaaatacaatttttttcaattaagaacgTTCAAGATACAAATGTTTATATgctcataatttattattgaaaaagtattagaattgtccgaagtTTGACAccacaatttttcaacggatctccacgtttcgaggccCCTCGAAGACGAAAATCCAGTTTTGGCGATGGCGTCTGCCTGTGTGTCCGGGTTCGTCCGTCCGTCCGCAAACCAAATGACTCTCGAAGAACTGAAAGGATCAAATCgagttttggcacactttttttgagGTCCTataagaaaggacgagttcattaatcagtaactttaaataacaattaaaaaaattaaagccaaacAATGTAtcttaatgacatttttcaataaaaagaaaaatgatcagagttatagcatttataaaattttgtaaatcattcgaaaatcaacattttaaataaaacaaattacgaTATAgacaaaaaaagtaaagagaagaaaaacgttgctctTTACAAGCCCTAaaagaaataataactttttgaattttattgaaaaatcgaaaattcaaattttgatcgcacaaaaaacaatgaaaacttcAATTCtccggccaaactatgcaaaatacaaaaaaaaagatgaacatactaaaattttaatcccaaaaaa carries:
- the LOC117168368 gene encoding uncharacterized protein LOC117168368, giving the protein MSTIVETEKELNSKIKIVAKILHIKATNPFGSERVSGQFLLIGGECKKPEPKTAGLTEEQALKNCFKSNMYDITFRGPKKEFFSCAYNIHVTPFLKKRHGLKNGECVHVIKNKKTGKIHFDCYRNMNLY